One genomic segment of Odocoileus virginianus isolate 20LAN1187 ecotype Illinois chromosome X, Ovbor_1.2, whole genome shotgun sequence includes these proteins:
- the MAGEB3 gene encoding melanoma-associated antigen B3, with protein sequence MPRRKKGKRRTSAKRRQAQHGTQDLRGAQVTATTTEAHTSSSSPGPGVDAKGKPGARSGKRLKRPRGALAATTVPAGVSPTRSSKRATGEIGKTHNPSQATEEIRKTDNPSQVTEEIGKTDNPSQAPLSNVRSGKRSLTRPTYQLVQFLLHMYKTKKPIRKVHMLKVIDKKYQNRFLRILKRASESMEVLFGIDVKKDNTAKHSYVLVSKMNLPRNGIVHRGRGFPKTGLLMNLLGVIFMKGNCATEEDIWDFLGKMKIYAGKRHFLFGEPKKLITQDLVQLKYLEYRQVPGSSPACYEFLWGPRAHAETSKMRVLEFLARINHLEPSAFHFWYDEALKDEEERAQASG encoded by the coding sequence ATGCCTCGGCGTAAGAAGGGTAAGCGCCGCACCTCTGCAAAACGCCGCCAGGCTCAGCATGGCACCCAGGATCTGAGGGGCGCTCAGGTCACTGCCACCACGACGGAAGCACACActtcttcctccagccctggtCCCGGGGTTGATGCTAAGGGAAAGCCGGGTGCTAGGTCTGGTAAGCGTCTCAAGCGTCCTCGGGGGGCGCTGGCCGCCACCACTGTGCCTGCAGGTGTTTCTCCCACAAGATCATCCAAAAGAGCCACTGGGGAAATTGGGAAAACACATAATCCCTCTCAAGCCACTGaggaaattaggaaaacagaTAATCCCTCTCAAGTCACTGAGGAAATTGGGAAAACAGATAATCCCTCTCAGGCCCCTCTCTCCAACGTGCGGTCTGGAAAACGCTCACTAACCAGGCCGACGTATCAGTTGGTGCAATTCCTGTTACACATGTATAAGACGAAAAAGCCCATTAGGAAAGTGCATATGCTGAAGGTCATCGATAAAAAGTACCAAAATCGATTCCTCAGGATCCTCAAAAGAGCTTCTGAGAGCATGGAGGTGTTATTTGGTATTGACGTGAAGAAAGACAACACTGCCAAGCATTCTTATGTCCTTGTCAGCAAGATGAATCTCCCCCGCAACGGGATCGTGCACCGTGGCAGGGGTTTTCCCAAGACCGGTCTCCTGATGAATCTCCTGGGTGTGATCTTCATGAAGGGCAACTGCGCCACAGAGGAAGACATCTGGGATTTTCTGGGTAAGATGAAAATCTATGCTGGGAAGAGGCACTTCTTATTTGGGGAGCCCAAGAAGCTCATCACCCAAGATTTGGTGCAGCTGAAGTATTTGGAATATCGGCAAGTGCCCGGCAGCAGTCCAGCATGCTATGAGTTCCTGTGGGGTCCAAGAGCGCATGCTGAAACGAGCAAGATGAGAGTCCTGGAGTTCCTGGCCAGGATTAACCATTTGGAACCCAGTGCCTTCCACTTTTGGTATGACGAGGCTTTGAAAGATGAGGAAGAGAGGGCCCAAGCTAGCGGATGA